A genomic window from Streptomyces sp. NBC_01429 includes:
- a CDS encoding glycoside hydrolase family 6 protein translates to MSGRRPHRSRTAAAAVAALIGLAVTGCSAFSSGPSPSAASAPGQTGPASVLGEAAPSAASPFWVDPDSDAARQVKVWENQGRKDEAKILRRISERAVAEWPAGDNPEPQVRRTVRGAKADKRTAVLVAYNIPHRDCGLYSAGGAHDAAAYRSWIGAFADAIGDADAIVVLEPDAVPHLADGCTPEQHQDERYELLSEAIGTLKRRPHTRVYLDAGNPAWVTDPGKLADTLRRAGVEAADGFSLNVSNFQTNDAVKSYGTQLSGLLGDAHFTVDTSRNGAGPLSGDRDQAWCNPTGRALGTPPTTNTGNELLDAFLWIKRPGDSDGPCRGGPAAGTWWPEYALGLARRAKG, encoded by the coding sequence ATGTCCGGCCGCAGACCACACCGCTCACGCACCGCAGCCGCCGCCGTGGCGGCCCTCATCGGGCTGGCCGTGACCGGCTGCTCGGCCTTCTCGTCCGGCCCGTCGCCCTCCGCCGCCTCCGCCCCGGGGCAGACCGGCCCGGCGTCGGTCCTGGGCGAGGCCGCTCCCTCCGCGGCGTCGCCGTTCTGGGTCGATCCGGACAGCGACGCGGCCCGGCAGGTCAAGGTGTGGGAGAACCAGGGGCGCAAGGACGAGGCCAAGATCCTCCGGCGCATCTCGGAGCGCGCGGTGGCCGAGTGGCCGGCCGGGGACAACCCCGAACCGCAGGTCCGCCGGACCGTACGGGGCGCGAAGGCCGACAAGCGCACCGCCGTCCTCGTCGCGTACAACATCCCGCACCGCGACTGCGGCCTCTACTCCGCCGGTGGCGCGCACGACGCCGCCGCCTACCGCTCGTGGATCGGCGCCTTCGCCGACGCGATCGGCGACGCCGACGCGATCGTCGTCCTGGAGCCGGACGCCGTACCCCACCTCGCGGACGGCTGCACCCCCGAGCAGCACCAGGACGAGCGGTACGAACTGCTCTCCGAGGCCATCGGCACCCTCAAGCGCCGGCCGCACACCCGCGTCTATCTGGACGCGGGCAACCCGGCCTGGGTCACCGACCCCGGCAAGCTCGCCGACACGCTCCGGCGCGCCGGTGTCGAGGCGGCCGACGGCTTCTCGCTGAACGTGTCCAACTTCCAGACCAACGACGCGGTCAAGAGCTACGGCACCCAGCTCTCCGGCCTGCTGGGCGACGCTCACTTCACGGTGGACACCAGCAGGAACGGCGCGGGCCCCCTCTCCGGCGACCGCGACCAGGCCTGGTGCAACCCCACGGGGCGGGCCCTGGGCACCCCGCCCACCACCAACACCGGCAACGAACTCCTCGACGCCTTCCTCTGGATCAAACGCCCCGGCGACTCCGACGGCCCGTGCCGGGGCGGCCCGGCCGCCGGCACCTGGTGGCCGGAGTACGCGCTCGGGCTGGCGCGCCGGGCGAAGGGCTGA
- a CDS encoding kelch motif-containing protein: MAKRTRKVGTSRYRPSDKFKKTLLGGGALVVLVGLNAPAAYSFAAEKYHAYKIAQPGYKRQYGSWAMLDVPKRFRTNAIHAALLHSGKVLIIAGSGNNQKKFDEGSFDTILWNPADDSFKKIPTPEDFFCAGHSQLPDGRLLVAGGTARYEVLDGEVSRAGGGMRVKNENPDRAHTFKKGTRFRSPSGVEYVSTSDVRVPKAKKEFKVGYGKSGRMLPWQTKITPGEARVFVEAVDKGPQALTTQAAQYEILGLKGKDADNLYGLAQKLTTEKQDFQGIKSAYEFDPRAEKYVPVDPMKEARWYPTLVTLDDGKVLAVSGLDDVGAVVTGDNELYDPKTKKWTQGPTRYFPTYPALFLTKGGKLFYSGSNAGYGPADKGRQPGLWDLKKNTFTKVDGLTDPDQTETSASLMLPPVQDQRVMLLGGGGVGESSKATARTAIVDLNKDSPAFREGPKLPQGTRYLSSVLLPDDTVFTTGGSSDYRGRSASDILKAQFYEPATNSFRAAADPTVGRNYHSEALLLPDGRVVTFGSDPLFNDADNTKLGTFEQRVEIYTPPYLQGDQGKKENRPDLGAGPGKLDAKGRATFRTPHPDRIAKARLMRPSAVTHTTDVEQRSVELKLSRSKNAVTVEAPNDRAVVPPGWYMLFATDKAGVPSEAKWIQVT, translated from the coding sequence ATGGCCAAGCGCACCAGGAAGGTCGGGACGTCGCGGTACCGGCCGTCCGACAAGTTCAAGAAGACGCTGCTGGGCGGCGGGGCACTGGTGGTGCTCGTCGGCCTCAACGCCCCCGCGGCCTACTCCTTCGCCGCCGAGAAGTACCACGCGTACAAGATCGCCCAGCCCGGCTACAAGCGGCAGTACGGCTCGTGGGCCATGCTCGACGTCCCCAAGCGATTCCGTACGAACGCGATCCACGCGGCCCTGCTGCACAGCGGCAAGGTGCTGATCATCGCCGGGTCGGGCAACAACCAGAAGAAGTTCGACGAGGGCTCCTTCGACACCATCCTCTGGAACCCGGCCGACGACTCCTTCAAGAAGATCCCCACCCCCGAGGACTTCTTCTGCGCCGGCCACTCCCAGCTCCCCGACGGCCGGCTACTGGTGGCGGGCGGCACCGCGCGCTACGAGGTCCTCGACGGCGAGGTCAGCCGGGCGGGCGGCGGGATGCGCGTCAAGAACGAGAACCCGGACCGGGCCCACACGTTCAAGAAGGGCACCCGCTTCCGCTCCCCGTCGGGCGTCGAGTACGTCAGCACCTCCGACGTCAGGGTCCCCAAGGCGAAGAAGGAGTTCAAGGTCGGCTACGGCAAGAGCGGCCGGATGCTCCCCTGGCAGACCAAGATCACCCCCGGTGAGGCCCGGGTCTTCGTGGAGGCGGTCGACAAGGGCCCGCAGGCGCTGACGACCCAGGCCGCGCAGTACGAGATCCTCGGGCTGAAGGGCAAGGACGCGGACAACCTCTACGGCCTCGCGCAGAAGCTCACCACGGAGAAGCAGGACTTCCAGGGCATCAAGTCGGCCTACGAATTCGACCCCAGGGCCGAGAAGTACGTCCCCGTCGACCCGATGAAGGAGGCCCGCTGGTACCCCACCCTGGTCACCCTGGACGACGGCAAGGTCCTCGCCGTCTCCGGCCTCGACGACGTCGGCGCCGTGGTCACCGGGGACAACGAGCTGTACGACCCGAAGACCAAGAAGTGGACCCAGGGCCCCACCCGTTACTTCCCCACCTACCCCGCGCTCTTCCTCACCAAGGGCGGCAAGCTCTTCTACTCCGGCTCCAACGCCGGCTACGGACCCGCCGACAAGGGCCGGCAGCCGGGGCTGTGGGACCTGAAGAAGAACACCTTCACCAAGGTCGACGGCCTCACCGACCCCGACCAGACGGAGACCTCCGCCTCCCTGATGCTGCCCCCGGTCCAGGACCAGCGGGTGATGCTGCTGGGCGGCGGCGGTGTCGGCGAGTCCTCCAAGGCCACCGCCCGCACCGCCATCGTCGACCTCAACAAGGACAGCCCGGCCTTCCGGGAGGGCCCGAAGCTGCCGCAGGGCACCCGCTACCTGAGCAGCGTGCTGCTGCCCGACGACACGGTGTTCACCACCGGCGGCTCCTCCGACTACCGGGGCCGCAGCGCCAGCGACATCCTCAAGGCGCAGTTCTACGAGCCCGCGACCAACTCGTTCCGCGCGGCGGCGGACCCCACGGTCGGCCGCAACTACCACTCGGAGGCGCTGCTGCTCCCCGACGGCCGGGTCGTCACCTTCGGCTCCGATCCGCTGTTCAACGACGCCGACAACACCAAACTCGGCACGTTCGAACAGCGGGTGGAGATCTACACGCCGCCCTACCTCCAGGGCGACCAGGGCAAGAAGGAGAACCGCCCGGATCTCGGCGCGGGGCCCGGCAAGCTCGACGCCAAGGGCCGCGCGACCTTCCGTACCCCGCACCCGGACCGCATCGCCAAGGCCCGTCTGATGCGCCCGAGCGCCGTCACCCACACGACGGACGTGGAGCAGCGTTCCGTGGAGCTGAAACTCAGCAGGTCGAAGAACGCGGTGACCGTCGAGGCCCCGAACGACCGCGCCGTGGTCCCGCCGGGCTGGTACATGCTCTTCGCGACGGACAAGGCGGGCGTCCCGTCGGAGGCGAAGTGGATCCAGGTCACCTGA
- a CDS encoding MarR family winged helix-turn-helix transcriptional regulator, with protein MSKPLGLPFDPIARADELWKRRWGPVPSMGAITSIMRAHQILLAGVDAVVKPYGLTFARYEALVLLTFSQAGELPMSKIGERLMVHPTSVTNTVDRLVTSGLVDKRPNPADGRGTLASITDKGREVVEAATKDLMDMDFGLGAYDAEECAEIFAMLRPLRVAAQDFDE; from the coding sequence GTGTCAAAGCCGCTCGGTCTCCCCTTCGACCCCATCGCCCGCGCCGACGAACTGTGGAAGCGGCGCTGGGGGCCCGTCCCCTCCATGGGGGCGATCACCTCGATCATGCGCGCGCATCAGATCCTGCTCGCCGGAGTGGACGCGGTGGTCAAACCGTACGGGCTGACCTTCGCCCGGTACGAGGCGCTGGTGCTGCTCACCTTCTCGCAGGCGGGCGAGCTGCCGATGTCCAAGATCGGTGAGCGGCTGATGGTCCACCCGACGTCGGTCACCAACACGGTGGACCGGCTCGTCACCTCCGGTCTGGTCGACAAGCGGCCCAACCCCGCCGACGGCCGGGGCACCCTCGCCTCCATCACCGACAAGGGGCGGGAAGTGGTGGAGGCCGCCACCAAGGACCTGATGGACATGGACTTCGGCCTGGGCGCGTACGACGCCGAGGAGTGCGCGGAGATCTTCGCGATGCTGCGCCCGCTGCGCGTCGCGGCGCAGGACTTCGACGAGTAG